In a single window of the Tellurirhabdus bombi genome:
- the rbfA gene encoding 30S ribosome-binding factor RbfA, producing the protein MDSKRQQKVSRLLQKDLSEIFQRDARHLFNNAFITVTNVRISPDLAIARVYLSFLVVKEKEALLEAIRERSRTIRQQLGDRVRHQLRIVPELHFYFDDTAEYAAKMDALFADLEIPPAPAEEED; encoded by the coding sequence ATGGATTCGAAACGACAACAGAAAGTGAGTCGGTTGTTGCAGAAAGATTTGAGCGAAATTTTTCAGCGCGACGCCCGACACTTATTTAATAATGCATTCATCACCGTCACGAACGTGCGCATATCGCCCGATCTGGCCATTGCGCGGGTGTACCTGAGCTTTTTGGTGGTGAAAGAAAAGGAAGCCTTACTGGAAGCAATCCGGGAACGGAGCCGTACCATTCGGCAGCAATTGGGTGACCGCGTGCGGCACCAGCTTCGGATCGTACCGGAACTGCATTTTTACTTTGACGATACCGCCGAATACGCCGCCAAAATGGACGCGTTGTTCGCTGATCTGGAAATTCCGCCAGCCCCCGCTGAGGAGGAAGATTAA